A stretch of Besnoitia besnoiti strain Bb-Ger1 chromosome Unknown contig00015, whole genome shotgun sequence DNA encodes these proteins:
- a CDS encoding endoplasmic reticulum lumen protein retaining receptor (ERD2) family protein (encoded by transcript BESB_027170): MAQNLFRLSGDMLHLLSIFVLLLKLYRSKNCAGLSARMQECYLIVFCCRYIDLTYSFLSVYNSAMKSIFILSTAYLIFLMKKKVPISQTYDAKTDSFNYWLYLVPPCAIVSLITADSFAFSDLCWTFSIWMESVAILPQLLLLQRQREVENLTSHYVACMGLYRLMYVLNWVYRFVVEVPPHVNVVSWVGGGVQTLLYADFFYYYVHAKWYGHKLVLPVVGGEV; this comes from the coding sequence ATGGCGCAGAATTTGTTTCGTCTCTCCGGAGACATGTTGCATCTGCTCTCGATCTTTGTTCTGCTTCTCAAGTTGTACCGCAGCAAGAACTGCGCGGGGCTGTCTGCGCGGATGCAGGAGTGCTACCTCATTGTTTTCTGCTGTCGGTACATTGACTTGACGTATTCGTTCCTTTCGGTCTACAACTCGGCCATGAAGTCGATCTTCATCCTGTCCACAGCCTACCTCATTTTCTTGATGAAGAAGAAAGTGCCCATCTCCCAGACGTACGACGCCAAGACGGACTCGTTCAACTACTGGCTGTATCTGGTGCCGCCGTGCGCGATCGTGTCCCTCATCACGGCCGACTCCTTCGCGTTCTCCGACCTCTGCTGGACCTTCTCCATTTGGATGGAGAGCGTGGCGattctgccgcagctgcttctgctgcagcggcagcgggaaGTCGAGAACCTGACGTCGCACTACGTCGCATGCATGGGGCTCTACCGTCTGATGTACGTTCTGAACTGGGTGTATCGCTTTGTGGTCGAAGTCCCGCCGCACGTCAACGTCGTCAGCTgggtgggcggcggcgtccagACTCTCCTGTACGCAGACTTCTTCTACTACTACGTGCACGCGAAGTGGTACGGGCACAAGCTCGTGCTCCCagtcgtcggcggcgaggtCTAG